A genomic segment from Flavobacterium litorale encodes:
- a CDS encoding DUF2480 family protein, with protein sequence MEEKEIVNRVANSVLQVFDLEEYYPEGARNTIDIAQWLLEGFVLREKEFRAALKEHNWEQYNGQYVALHCSTDAIVPAWAYILITVHLQPYAKKIVQGSTAQLNTLLYQDILSGIDYTPYTGKPVIIKGCAHKPVPEEAYVLAAQKLLPFAKSIMFGEACSAVPLYKKK encoded by the coding sequence ATGGAAGAGAAAGAAATAGTAAACCGTGTTGCCAATAGCGTACTCCAAGTATTCGACCTAGAAGAATACTATCCCGAAGGTGCACGCAACACAATAGATATTGCCCAATGGCTTTTGGAAGGCTTTGTATTGCGCGAAAAAGAGTTTAGAGCGGCGTTAAAAGAGCACAATTGGGAGCAATACAACGGGCAGTACGTAGCCCTGCATTGCAGTACCGATGCCATTGTACCCGCTTGGGCATACATATTAATAACTGTACACCTGCAACCGTATGCTAAAAAAATAGTACAGGGCAGTACAGCTCAGTTAAACACCCTATTGTACCAAGATATACTTTCGGGTATCGACTATACACCCTACACAGGCAAACCCGTAATAATAAAAGGCTGCGCGCACAAACCCGTACCCGAAGAAGCCTACGTACTAGCAGCACAAAAACTGCTACCTTTTGCCAAAAGTATTATGTTTGGTGAAGCCTGCTCGGCAGTACCTTTATACAAGAAAAAGTAG
- a CDS encoding SUF system Fe-S cluster assembly protein, which produces MDTQIDTAQLGEEIVKTLKSIYDPEIPVDIYELGLIYDVMVNTDNEVKILMTLTSPNCPVAESLPKEVEDKVVAIEGIKSAEVEITFDPPWTRDLMSEEAKLELGML; this is translated from the coding sequence ATGGATACACAAATAGATACCGCACAATTAGGAGAAGAGATTGTAAAAACACTTAAAAGCATTTACGATCCCGAAATTCCTGTAGATATATACGAACTTGGTTTAATTTACGATGTAATGGTAAATACCGATAATGAGGTAAAAATACTCATGACGCTTACATCGCCCAACTGCCCTGTTGCCGAAAGTTTACCCAAGGAGGTAGAAGATAAAGTAGTAGCCATTGAGGGCATAAAATCGGCTGAGGTAGAAATTACGTTTGATCCACCTTGGACACGCGATTTAATGAGCGAAGAGGCGAAGTTAGAGCTAGGAATGTTGTAA
- a CDS encoding SufE family protein, whose translation MSIKAIQEEIIDEFSMFDDWDERYQYVIDLGKTLPLVAEQYKTDENIIKGCQSKVWLHGEQQDNKIVFTADSDAILTKGIIAILIRVFSNQEPAAILEADTAFIDEIGLKEHLSPTRANGLVSMIKQIKMYALAFQAKN comes from the coding sequence ATGAGCATAAAAGCAATACAAGAGGAGATAATAGACGAATTTTCGATGTTTGATGATTGGGATGAGCGTTACCAATACGTTATAGACCTTGGTAAAACATTACCACTTGTAGCCGAACAGTATAAAACCGACGAAAACATTATTAAAGGCTGCCAGAGCAAGGTTTGGCTGCACGGTGAGCAACAGGACAATAAAATTGTTTTTACTGCCGACAGCGACGCTATTTTAACCAAAGGCATTATAGCCATACTCATCAGAGTATTCTCTAACCAAGAACCTGCTGCCATACTAGAAGCTGATACCGCTTTTATTGATGAGATAGGCTTAAAAGAGCACCTTTCGCCAACACGTGCCAATGGGCTCGTATCAATGATTAAACAGATAAAAATGTATGCCTTAGCATTTCAGGCAAAAAACTAA
- a CDS encoding aminotransferase class V-fold PLP-dependent enzyme — protein MLDINKVRADFPILNEKVNGKPLVYFDNAATSQKPQVVIDAVANYYATINSNIHRGVHTLSQLATDAYEISRQKIQQHINAKHSHEVLFTNGTTHGINLVANGFAPFVKQGDAILISAMEHHSNIVPWQMLCERVGADLLVIPMNDKGELLMDAFEKLLTEKVKLVAVNHISNSLGTINPIEHIITKAHAVGAAVLIDGAQSAPHLRPDVQALDCDFYTFSGHKVCGPTGSGILYGKEEWLNKMPPYQGGGEMIKEVTFEKTTYADLPHKFEAGTPNIAGGIVLGTAIEYLNSVGLDNIMAYEQELLEYGTKKLLEIEGLKIYGTAQNKTSVISFNVGNIHPYDIGAIVDKMGIAVRTGHHCTQPVMDFFKIPGTVRASFSFYNTKQEIDALVASVLKAQRMLS, from the coding sequence ATGCTGGATATAAATAAAGTTAGGGCAGATTTCCCGATACTTAACGAAAAAGTAAACGGAAAGCCCCTTGTATATTTTGATAATGCTGCCACATCGCAAAAACCACAAGTGGTTATAGATGCGGTTGCAAACTACTATGCTACCATAAACTCCAACATACACCGTGGGGTACATACCCTAAGCCAGTTGGCTACGGATGCCTACGAAATTTCGAGGCAAAAAATACAGCAGCATATTAACGCCAAGCACAGCCACGAGGTGCTGTTTACCAACGGTACTACACATGGTATTAACCTTGTTGCCAATGGCTTTGCACCGTTTGTAAAACAAGGCGATGCCATACTAATATCGGCAATGGAGCACCACAGCAATATAGTACCATGGCAAATGTTATGCGAAAGGGTAGGAGCCGATTTATTGGTAATCCCGATGAATGATAAGGGCGAGCTACTAATGGATGCGTTTGAGAAACTTCTTACCGAAAAAGTAAAACTCGTAGCCGTAAACCATATTTCCAACTCGTTGGGTACTATAAACCCCATTGAGCATATTATAACCAAAGCCCATGCCGTAGGAGCAGCGGTACTGATAGACGGTGCGCAATCGGCACCACACCTGCGCCCTGATGTGCAAGCGTTAGATTGTGATTTTTACACTTTTTCAGGTCACAAAGTATGCGGACCAACAGGCAGCGGAATACTATACGGTAAAGAAGAATGGCTTAACAAAATGCCACCTTACCAAGGTGGGGGCGAAATGATAAAAGAGGTAACGTTTGAAAAAACCACCTATGCCGATTTACCCCATAAATTTGAAGCAGGAACACCCAATATAGCTGGCGGCATTGTACTCGGTACCGCTATAGAGTATCTTAACTCGGTAGGGTTGGATAATATTATGGCATACGAGCAAGAATTGCTAGAATACGGCACCAAAAAATTATTAGAAATCGAAGGACTTAAAATATACGGTACTGCCCAAAATAAAACATCCGTAATATCATTTAACGTTGGTAACATTCACCCGTACGATATTGGCGCGATAGTCGATAAAATGGGGATTGCCGTACGTACAGGACACCATTGTACACAACCTGTAATGGACTTTTTTAAGATACCTGGTACTGTACGTGCGTCGTTCTCGTTTTACAATACTAAACAAGAAATAGATGCCCTAGTAGCATCGGTACTAAAAGCACAGCGTATGCTGAGTTAA
- a CDS encoding heme/hemin ABC transporter substrate-binding protein, producing the protein MKHITKTLALALIVLTTISCKNEKEKTDETTTTTDSIAVVKTQRIISLNGALTEIVAGLGHRDEIVGVDVTSSYPEAIKETAQDLGHVRSISVEAIMALKPTLVLATNRDISPELAQKIELAGVTTQIFEREYTPYGAKKTIEEVANILEDDGAEQLKKQIDNGLEKVNVLKQQPKVLFIYARSAGALMVSGKNTPVDKIITLAGGVNAIDGFDDYKPLTPEAVVKANPDVILMFNSGIQSLGGVEGAMAQIQGIDKTNAGKNKKIIAMDGGLLSGFGPRLGEAAAQLNSKLAQSTNAK; encoded by the coding sequence ATGAAGCATATAACTAAAACACTAGCATTGGCACTTATAGTGTTAACCACAATATCGTGTAAAAACGAGAAAGAAAAAACCGACGAGACGACCACTACAACCGATAGTATTGCTGTAGTAAAAACGCAACGTATTATATCGTTAAACGGTGCACTTACCGAAATTGTAGCAGGATTGGGGCATCGTGACGAAATTGTAGGTGTAGATGTTACCAGCAGTTACCCCGAAGCCATTAAAGAAACGGCACAAGATTTAGGGCACGTACGAAGCATATCGGTAGAAGCAATAATGGCACTAAAGCCAACACTTGTGCTAGCTACTAACAGAGATATTAGCCCAGAACTGGCACAAAAAATTGAATTGGCGGGGGTCACCACACAAATATTTGAACGAGAATACACACCGTATGGTGCTAAAAAAACAATAGAGGAAGTTGCAAACATATTGGAAGACGATGGCGCCGAACAACTTAAAAAGCAAATTGATAACGGACTTGAAAAGGTTAACGTATTAAAGCAACAACCTAAAGTGCTGTTTATTTATGCGCGTAGCGCAGGCGCGCTAATGGTAAGTGGTAAAAATACACCTGTAGATAAAATAATAACACTAGCAGGCGGTGTTAATGCCATAGATGGTTTTGACGATTACAAACCCCTTACACCCGAAGCGGTGGTAAAAGCCAACCCCGATGTAATATTAATGTTCAACTCGGGTATTCAAAGCCTTGGCGGTGTAGAAGGTGCTATGGCACAAATACAGGGTATTGATAAAACCAACGCAGGAAAGAACAAAAAAATTATTGCCATGGATGGTGGGCTACTCTCTGGGTTTGGTCCGCGTTTGGGCGAAGCAGCAGCCCAGCTAAACAGCAAGTTGGCACAAAGCACCAATGCAAAATAA
- a CDS encoding FecCD family ABC transporter permease encodes MQNKLPLYLLLSILLLIVLAAVSLYMGVYTFEKESFTALLKGVISNDNNISDSDRFVMMDLRLPRISMAILIGSALAVSGTCLQGMFKNPLATPDLIGITSGASLFAAITIVLGSAIKPYLPEVVQFSLLSIMAFVGALLTMILVYRISTSNGKTNVIVMLLSGVAITALGFAITGFLIYISKEEQLRDLTFWNLGSLAGVTWTKNAILLVIIAISYLFLINKGKALNAMMLGERDAQHLGIPVERIKKQIVLLTALMVGTSVAFAGTIGFVGLIVPYILRLIFKSNYHIILPMSAVLGSVLLLTADTISRTIAAPSEVPIGILTAFMGAPIFIVILIRNRKSM; translated from the coding sequence ATGCAAAATAAGTTACCCTTATACCTGCTACTTAGCATACTGCTCCTTATTGTATTGGCAGCAGTATCGTTATACATGGGGGTATATACTTTTGAGAAAGAATCGTTTACCGCCTTACTAAAAGGGGTTATTAGTAATGACAATAACATATCGGACAGTGACCGTTTTGTTATGATGGATTTACGCCTGCCCCGCATTAGTATGGCAATATTAATAGGCAGCGCACTCGCAGTATCGGGTACGTGCTTGCAGGGGATGTTTAAAAACCCGCTTGCCACCCCCGATTTAATCGGGATAACATCGGGAGCATCGTTATTTGCAGCCATTACTATAGTGTTGGGTAGTGCTATAAAGCCCTACCTGCCCGAAGTAGTACAGTTTTCGCTACTCAGTATAATGGCATTTGTAGGGGCGTTACTTACCATGATTTTGGTGTATCGTATCTCTACCTCCAACGGTAAAACAAACGTAATTGTAATGCTCCTTTCGGGCGTGGCCATAACAGCATTAGGTTTTGCCATTACGGGGTTTTTAATTTATATTTCTAAAGAAGAACAATTGCGCGACCTTACCTTTTGGAACTTAGGGAGCCTAGCAGGTGTCACATGGACAAAAAATGCAATCCTGCTGGTTATAATAGCTATATCGTACCTGTTTTTAATTAATAAAGGAAAAGCCCTTAACGCCATGATGCTTGGCGAGCGTGATGCGCAGCATTTGGGCATACCCGTAGAGCGCATTAAAAAACAAATAGTATTGCTAACCGCATTAATGGTAGGTACATCGGTAGCATTTGCAGGTACTATAGGTTTTGTTGGGTTAATAGTACCGTACATTTTACGGCTCATATTCAAATCCAACTACCACATTATACTACCCATGTCGGCAGTATTGGGTAGTGTATTATTACTAACCGCCGATACCATTAGCCGTACCATAGCAGCACCCTCCGAGGTGCCTATTGGAATACTAACCGCCTTTATGGGAGCACCCATATTTATAGTAATACTCATCCGAAATAGAAAATCAATGTAG
- a CDS encoding heme ABC transporter ATP-binding protein, whose translation MLQAEKISYAHRKFTILEDIDVLVNTGELLVIVGPNGAGKSTLLNLLANEMDDSNDSIFFKEKTFEAWDKKELPHHKAKFSQSNSHDIPLSVKDVVMMGRYPYFNTTPQKQDSEAAAKAMAETDVAALALRDYNQLSGGEKQRVHLARVLAQLDNEVTNKLVFLDEPLNNLDVLHQHRILHTVKNFTERGNTAVMVLHDLNLAAQFADSVMLLKNGKIVRHDIPDKVFTREIISSVYNFPCTICPNPVNKNPLIIFGT comes from the coding sequence ATGTTACAAGCAGAAAAAATATCGTACGCACACCGCAAGTTTACCATATTGGAAGACATTGATGTTTTGGTAAATACTGGCGAACTATTGGTAATAGTAGGACCAAACGGGGCAGGAAAATCGACACTCCTGAACCTTTTAGCCAATGAGATGGACGATAGTAACGATAGCATCTTCTTTAAAGAAAAAACCTTTGAGGCGTGGGACAAAAAAGAACTCCCCCACCACAAAGCCAAATTCTCGCAAAGCAATAGCCACGATATACCCCTATCAGTAAAAGATGTAGTAATGATGGGGCGTTACCCTTACTTTAACACTACACCTCAAAAACAAGATAGCGAAGCCGCAGCCAAAGCTATGGCAGAAACCGATGTAGCTGCACTGGCACTACGCGATTATAACCAACTATCGGGAGGCGAAAAACAACGCGTACACCTAGCACGTGTACTGGCACAGTTGGATAATGAGGTAACCAATAAACTCGTTTTTTTAGATGAGCCACTAAACAACCTCGATGTACTGCACCAACACCGCATACTACACACCGTAAAAAACTTTACCGAACGGGGCAACACCGCCGTAATGGTACTGCACGACCTTAACCTTGCAGCACAATTTGCCGATAGCGTAATGCTGCTTAAAAACGGAAAAATAGTACGCCACGATATCCCCGATAAGGTATTTACCCGCGAAATTATTAGCAGCGTGTACAACTTTCCGTGTACCATATGCCCCAACCCCGTAAATAAAAATCCGTTAATCATATTTGGAACCTAA
- a CDS encoding hemin-degrading factor: MDTITNTLKSQWEALKAENPHIRIRNAAKELGVSEAELLATQVGDTVTRLKPEFAAILTDVETLGKVMALTRNEECVHERKGTYLNPDFSSPYAGLFVGEDIDLRIFHMHWEKAFAVNEHSQHGSRKSLQFFGKDGLAMHKIYLTPDSNEKAFDTLVAKYKSDNQSTNETAVEIPLSIEEKADSSIDVVAFREEWINLKDTHDFFGMLKKYGVTRTQALRLAPEGNYAEQIDKLAIVTMLEGAAEQKLPIMVFTGNRGNIQIHTGPIRKTMWHNDWYNVMDPDFNMHLDMSKIAQVWIVRKPTEDGMVTAIEVFNELGEIIVQFFGKRKPGIPELQGWRDLVASL, encoded by the coding sequence ATGGACACTATAACCAATACATTAAAATCGCAGTGGGAGGCGCTTAAAGCAGAAAACCCACACATACGCATTCGTAACGCTGCCAAAGAATTAGGCGTTAGCGAAGCCGAATTACTAGCCACACAAGTAGGCGACACCGTTACCCGCCTTAAACCTGAGTTTGCAGCGATACTTACCGATGTTGAAACATTAGGCAAAGTAATGGCACTAACCCGTAATGAGGAATGTGTACATGAGCGTAAGGGTACTTACCTTAACCCCGACTTTAGCAGCCCGTATGCAGGCTTATTTGTAGGCGAGGATATCGATTTACGAATTTTCCATATGCATTGGGAAAAGGCATTTGCCGTAAACGAACATAGCCAGCATGGTAGCCGTAAAAGCCTTCAGTTTTTTGGTAAAGATGGACTTGCTATGCACAAAATATACTTAACACCCGATAGTAACGAGAAAGCTTTTGATACTTTGGTAGCAAAATACAAATCGGACAACCAAAGTACTAATGAAACGGCTGTAGAAATACCATTGAGTATTGAAGAAAAAGCTGATAGCAGTATTGATGTTGTTGCCTTTAGAGAAGAGTGGATAAACCTTAAAGATACCCACGACTTTTTTGGAATGCTTAAAAAATACGGCGTAACCCGTACCCAAGCCCTACGCCTTGCCCCCGAAGGCAACTATGCCGAGCAAATAGATAAATTGGCTATTGTAACCATGCTAGAGGGTGCTGCCGAGCAAAAACTACCTATAATGGTATTTACAGGCAACAGAGGTAATATACAAATACATACAGGACCCATACGCAAAACCATGTGGCACAACGACTGGTATAACGTTATGGATCCTGATTTTAATATGCATTTGGATATGAGCAAAATTGCTCAGGTATGGATAGTGCGCAAACCTACCGAAGATGGTATGGTTACTGCCATTGAGGTGTTTAACGAGCTGGGCGAAATTATTGTACAGTTTTTTGGTAAAAGAAAACCTGGTATTCCTGAGTTACAAGGCTGGAGGGATTTAGTTGCCTCGTTGTAA
- a CDS encoding HmuY family protein produces the protein MKKIIIPLFAILSLIGCSSDDINGNIAPIEPVSEGGIFGTDENPLNVGGPNQQNQVFVNLSEEAAFVVARDSWDLGFYGGNDFRVIINGSLLMAAKELETTDITERHNEDPTVAVGTFRAENLNYVDSPDGALAGTAFGTIATSEETAKVFLVNLGNEVPTTAPATGSVNTAGDARGWKKVKIWQDGTSYTMQYGDIAVGAYQEVTIPKSPAYNYTFFSFTSESIVNVEPQKDQWDMKLTTFTNEVFDNSGASAGAYFYSDFIVTNTVAGVTALMVEGDTAAYETFTRATLEAGDYTFSNDQRAIGVNWRSVLPVQVYNDVFFVLRDGTGNIYKIKFISMLNTDGERGFPLFQYKLL, from the coding sequence ATGAAAAAAATAATCATCCCTTTGTTTGCCATACTATCGTTAATAGGTTGCTCTAGCGACGATATTAATGGTAATATTGCACCGATAGAACCTGTTTCTGAAGGCGGTATTTTTGGCACCGACGAGAACCCATTAAACGTGGGCGGACCCAACCAACAAAACCAAGTATTTGTAAACCTTAGCGAAGAAGCGGCATTTGTTGTAGCCCGCGATAGTTGGGATTTGGGCTTTTATGGCGGAAACGATTTCCGTGTTATTATAAATGGCTCGTTGCTTATGGCAGCAAAAGAGCTTGAAACTACTGATATTACCGAGCGCCATAACGAAGACCCTACGGTAGCTGTAGGTACGTTTCGGGCAGAGAATTTAAACTACGTAGATAGCCCCGATGGTGCACTTGCAGGTACTGCCTTTGGTACCATTGCAACTAGCGAAGAAACCGCTAAAGTATTTTTAGTAAACCTAGGTAACGAGGTGCCTACTACCGCACCAGCAACAGGCTCGGTAAATACAGCAGGCGATGCACGCGGTTGGAAAAAGGTAAAAATTTGGCAAGATGGTACAAGCTATACCATGCAGTATGGCGATATTGCCGTAGGTGCCTACCAAGAGGTAACTATACCTAAAAGCCCAGCTTATAACTACACTTTTTTCAGTTTTACTTCGGAGAGTATTGTAAACGTTGAGCCACAAAAAGACCAGTGGGATATGAAATTAACTACGTTTACTAATGAAGTTTTCGATAACTCGGGAGCATCAGCAGGAGCGTATTTTTATTCCGATTTTATTGTTACCAATACCGTAGCAGGGGTAACCGCTTTAATGGTAGAGGGTGATACGGCAGCTTATGAAACCTTTACCAGAGCAACCCTAGAGGCAGGCGATTATACTTTTAGCAACGACCAACGTGCTATAGGTGTTAACTGGCGTAGTGTATTGCCCGTACAAGTATATAACGATGTTTTTTTTGTGCTACGCGATGGCACAGGCAACATCTATAAAATAAAATTTATATCGATGCTTAATACGGATGGCGAGCGTGGTTTCCCGCTATTTCAGTACAAGTTATTATAA
- a CDS encoding TonB-dependent receptor plug domain-containing protein encodes MQINTRVLLPVLLVAAYTAKAQETVNDTIVSTELNEVVVTGQIEPQSIKKSVFNVRIISAEDIKRQAGNNLADVMNQYLNINVQPQSGEGRSTLSMFGLDGQYLKVLVDNIPLVSDTGLGNNIDLTQINLDDIEQIEIIEGAMGVTHGANAVSGIINIITKKSTKNKWEITATAQEETVGNEYNPFYEDGRHIQALRIAHSINNNWFVALGANRNDFGGYKGGLGGKEFTNNPNNPSQQRGYTWLPKEQLFTNALVRYQKNNTRIFYRFEYFDENIDFYSPVVASELVEGVGILRYADDRRYFTQKFYHHLNAVGKVFGLDYNVSASHQKQQRDIEQFRYYIQTDTETGNDTETYQETEILYSTGTLSNFFKADGFDFQLGYELVNSYGYTSALSGNFNDPEQGDVNLNKRLENYDIFTAAEVKVTDKFSVRPGFRYSFQSKFDNQWAASMGLRQLLGNGFQARLSYGRSYRTPNYEELYTFFVDSNHNLQGNPDLLPESGHSVEASLKKQTFFDSGLQLKNDITIGFISVSDRIELAITATFPSFQYRFINIDTYSMWNLATTHQFAYKNWQANVGVSVTGISRAINTGLVASDDRYLTTYQFNTNIAYTIPKWNTLLSLYYKHNGKQQQYIQDSSLSDPQFILSEIESFGLMDASIRQSFFKNKFDVTLGARNLLDVVNIQSSVAGGDAHSAGTTNILMGYGRSYFLKLTYNLNF; translated from the coding sequence ATGCAAATTAATACAAGGGTTTTATTACCTGTGCTTTTAGTTGCTGCCTATACCGCAAAAGCGCAGGAAACCGTAAACGATACCATAGTTTCTACCGAACTAAACGAGGTAGTAGTTACGGGGCAAATAGAACCCCAATCGATAAAAAAATCGGTATTTAACGTACGGATTATTTCTGCCGAAGATATTAAAAGGCAGGCAGGGAATAACCTTGCCGATGTAATGAACCAGTACCTCAACATAAACGTACAACCCCAAAGTGGCGAGGGGCGCTCAACCCTATCCATGTTTGGGCTAGATGGGCAATACCTTAAAGTACTAGTGGATAATATTCCGCTAGTAAGCGATACAGGGCTAGGTAATAATATAGACCTTACCCAAATAAACCTTGACGATATTGAGCAAATAGAAATTATAGAGGGCGCAATGGGCGTTACCCACGGGGCAAATGCTGTAAGTGGTATTATTAACATCATCACTAAAAAAAGTACCAAAAACAAATGGGAAATTACGGCTACCGCACAAGAGGAAACGGTAGGCAATGAGTACAACCCCTTTTATGAGGATGGCAGGCACATACAAGCCCTCCGTATAGCCCACAGCATTAACAATAATTGGTTTGTGGCACTAGGGGCTAACCGAAACGATTTTGGCGGTTACAAAGGCGGTTTAGGCGGTAAAGAGTTTACCAATAACCCTAATAACCCCAGCCAGCAAAGGGGCTATACATGGCTACCCAAAGAGCAGCTATTTACAAACGCACTGGTACGCTACCAAAAAAACAATACCCGCATATTTTACAGGTTTGAATATTTTGATGAGAACATAGATTTTTACAGCCCCGTTGTAGCAAGCGAGCTGGTAGAGGGCGTAGGCATACTCCGTTATGCAGACGATAGGCGTTATTTTACCCAGAAGTTTTACCACCACCTTAACGCGGTAGGTAAAGTGTTTGGTTTGGATTATAACGTATCGGCATCGCACCAAAAACAACAACGCGACATAGAGCAGTTTCGGTACTACATACAAACCGATACCGAAACAGGCAACGATACTGAAACCTACCAAGAAACCGAAATACTTTATTCTACTGGAACGCTAAGTAACTTTTTTAAAGCAGACGGTTTCGATTTTCAGTTGGGGTACGAGCTGGTTAACAGCTACGGTTATACCTCTGCGCTAAGCGGCAATTTTAACGACCCCGAACAGGGCGATGTTAACCTAAACAAACGTTTAGAGAATTATGATATTTTTACAGCTGCTGAGGTAAAAGTTACCGATAAATTTTCGGTACGTCCAGGTTTTCGGTATTCCTTCCAGTCCAAATTCGATAACCAATGGGCAGCCTCAATGGGGCTACGCCAATTATTGGGCAACGGTTTTCAAGCAAGGCTAAGCTACGGGAGGTCGTACCGTACGCCCAATTACGAAGAATTATATACCTTTTTTGTCGATTCCAACCACAACCTGCAAGGTAACCCCGATTTGTTACCCGAAAGTGGGCACTCGGTTGAGGCAAGCCTTAAAAAGCAAACTTTTTTCGATTCTGGGTTACAACTCAAAAATGACATTACTATAGGTTTCATCAGCGTAAGCGACCGTATTGAGCTCGCTATAACCGCTACATTCCCTTCATTTCAATACCGTTTTATAAACATAGATACCTACAGTATGTGGAATCTTGCTACTACGCACCAATTCGCCTACAAAAATTGGCAGGCAAACGTAGGTGTGTCGGTAACAGGTATATCCAGAGCCATAAATACGGGTTTGGTAGCTTCGGACGATCGTTATTTAACCACCTACCAGTTTAATACCAACATTGCGTACACCATACCCAAGTGGAACACCTTACTATCGTTATACTACAAGCACAACGGTAAACAGCAACAGTACATACAGGACAGCTCGTTAAGCGACCCGCAATTCATCCTATCAGAAATTGAATCGTTTGGGCTTATGGATGCGTCCATACGGCAGTCGTTCTTTAAAAATAAATTCGATGTAACGCTTGGTGCACGTAACCTGCTGGATGTTGTTAACATACAAAGCAGCGTAGCTGGTGGCGATGCACACAGTGCAGGTACAACCAACATCCTTATGGGGTACGGGCGTTCTTACTTCTTAAAATTAACCTACAATCTTAATTTTTAA